Proteins encoded together in one Cicer arietinum cultivar CDC Frontier isolate Library 1 chromosome 4, Cicar.CDCFrontier_v2.0, whole genome shotgun sequence window:
- the LOC101502118 gene encoding histone-lysine N-methyltransferase EZA1-like isoform X5, translating to MADDQSVVGRRRIYYDHHGSEALICSDSEEETEPEEEKHEFCEAEDRILWMAFEEHGLNEEVLNVVSKYVGGTSLEIQERYKSIRENNMDRLDQHSKSSGEHESLMSMYLEKNLSEALDSLDNLFCRRCLIFDCRLHGCSQPLIYPSEKQIVWYEPDGERKPCSDQCYLKQLKVVKSLPKDSTTRSFQDKKTTIVEEADGILAPSSAEQPGSQSTTLPTGVDCHGYLNLNDPVSENLGKRKVTNQSDTSLCDSTLPLGSQSSYKKLKKISDDVVSVISDNSKNINLGACDETKHINTCSILDKTVEHTSNKLIVPSSICHREHDKGVVDGSKSVASEKELKKLLNSMEEQVDGMLGFSDWKPLEKELYLKGVEMFGRNSCLIARNVLSDSKTCMEIFSYMHDGVSMSHRSIIAASSIMDDKGKFVTDGTDQDMPTRSRLLRKRGKTRKFKYSWKSAGHPSILKRIADGKNQSCKQYTPCGCQSMCGKDCSCVNGGTCCEKYCGCSKSCKNRFRGCHCAKSQCRSRQCPCFAAGRECDPDVCRNCWVSCGDGTLGEPTRRGEGQCGNMRLLLRQQQRILLGKSDVAGWGAFLKNPVNKNDYLGEYTGELISHREADKRGKIYDRANSSFLFDLNEQYVLDAYRKGDKLKFANHSSNPNCYAKVMLVAGDHRVGIFAKEHIDASEELFYDYRYGPDQAPPWARKPEGSKRDESAVPQGRAKKHQSH from the exons ATGGCTGACGATCAGTCAGTTGTTGGAAGAAGAAGGATCTACTATGATCACCATGGAAGTGAAGCATTGATATGTAGTGACAGTGAGGAAGAAACAGAACCCgaagaagaaaaacatgaaTTCTGTGAGGCTGAAGACCGTATTTTATG GATGGCATTTGAGGAACATGGGTTAAACGAGGAGGTATTGAATGTTGTTAGCAAGTATGTTGGAGGCACCAGTTTAGAAATCCAG GAGAGGTACAAAAGTATCAGGGAAAATAATATGGATAGGTTGGACCAGCATTCAAAAAGCTCAGGAGAACATGAATCTCTTATGAGCATGTATCTAGAGAAAAACCTGAGCGAAGCATTAGATTCACTTGATAACCTTTTCTGTCGCCGGTGCCTG ATTTTTGACTGTCGTCTGCATGGCTGCTCTCAACCTTTGATATATCCG AGTGAAAAGCAGATAGTTTGGTATGAGCCTGACGGTGAGAGGAAACCGTGCAGTGATCAGTGTTACCTTAAG CAGTTAAAGGTTGTCAAAAGTTTGCCGAAAGATTCAACTACCAGGTCTTTTCAGGATAAGAAAACTACAATTGTAGAGGAAGCAGATGGGATATTGGCACCGTCCAGTGCAGAACAACCTGGCAGTCAGAGTACTACACTTCCGACAGGGGTTGATTGTCATGGGTATCTCAATTTAAATGACCCTGTCTCAGAAAATTTGGGGAAACGGAAAGTCACAAATCAATCAGACACGTCACTATGTGACTCAACATTGCCTCTTGGTTCTCAGAGTTCTTATAAAAAGCTGAAGAAGATTTCAGATGATGTTGTTTCGGTGATTAGTGATAATAGCAAGAATATAAATTTGGGTGCATGTGATGAAACAAAACATATAAACACTTGTTCAATTTTGGACAAAACTGTTGAACatacatcaaataaattaatagttccTTCGAGCATTTGCCATAGAGAGCATGACAAAGGTGTTGTGGATGGATCAAAATCAGTCGCAAGTGAGAAAGAACTTAAAAAGTTGTTGAATTCAATGGAAGAACAAGTTGATGGAATGCTAGGTTTCTCAGATTGGAAACCTCTAGAGAAAGAGTTATACTTAAAGGGAGTAGAAATGTTTGGCAGAAACAG CTGCCTCATAGCTAGGAACGTACTTTCTGATTCGAAGACTTGCATGGAAATATTTAGTTATATGCATGATGGAGTGTCGATGTCCCACAGATCTATTATTGCAGCTAGTTCAATCATGGATGACAAGGGAAAATTTGTCACAGACGGCACA GACCAAGACATGCCAACTAGGTCACGGTTGCTGAGAAAAAGAGGGAAAACAAGGAAGTTTAAATATTCTTGGAAGTCTGCTGGTCACCCATCAATATTGAAAAGAATTGCTGATGGGAAAAATCAATCTTGCAAGCAGTATACTCCATGTGGATGTCAATCAATGTGTGGAAAGGACTGTTCTTGTGTTAATGGTGGAACTTGCTGCGAAAAATACTGTGG TTGTTCGAAGAGCTGCAAAAACCGGTTTAGAGGATGTCATTGCGCCAAGAGTCAATGCAGAAGTAGACAATGTCCTTGCTTTGCTGCTGGACGTGAATGTGATCCAGATGTTTGTCGAAATTGTTGGGTTAG CTGTGGGGATGGTACATTGGGGGAGCCAACACGGCGTGGAGAAGGTCAATGCGGCAATATGAGGCTCCTTTTAAGGCAACAACAGAGG ATTCTCTTGGGGAAGTCTGATGTTGCAGGATGGGGAGCCTTCTTAAAG AATCCTGTTAACAAAAATGATTACCTGGGGGAGTACACGGGTGAATTGATCTCGCACAGAGAAGCTGATAAGCGTGGGAAAATATATGATCGTGCGAATTCATctttcctttttgatttgaaTGAGCAG TACGTTCTTGATGCTTATCGCAAAGGAGACAAGTTGAAATTTGCAAACCATTCATCAAATCCCAACTGCTATGCAAAG GTGATGTTGGTTGCCGGAGATCACCGAGTTGGCATATTTGCCAAGGAACATATTGATGCCAGTGAGGAGCTCTTCTATGATTATCGCTATGGTCCTGATCAAGCACCTCCATGGGCTCGTAAACCTGAGGGTTCCAAGAGAGATGAATCAGCAGTTCCACAAGGTAGAGCAAAGAAACACCAATCCCATTGA